TACCAAACAAAGGGTGCTAATATGAACCAGGGCTGGACTTGTCTGCCTCCTGAAATGGTCACATGCAATAATTTTCTTATCATTTCAGGTGCCCTTAAGTCACAGCTAGGGGATGAATAAGGCTTGGCAATAAAATATCCTGTGGTTTTGATGCTGATCATCTTCTAAATCCAAACTTGTTAGAGCTCTCTTAAATCTGAGTACTAGCATGCCGTGTGTATTTCATGTACACCGTAGTCTGTGCCTGCCTGCCATACAAAATAAATAGATTTACCAGCAAGCAAAGGTTACTATGGCTGAGTTCACAAAGCctaattcagattttttttcttcactaattggtcttatGACCAATCACAGATCTTTTTCCACAGCTGATTTAATTGATCAAAAGACAAATTAgttgaaaaaaatatcagaattgagttgcctgtgtaaacgcagcctttgTCAAGTGTGGAACCTGTTTTTCTGTAAAGCCACTGGTTACAATAGTTTTGGGTTTGCAGTGCAGCTAACACTAATGCCCTTGAGTCCATCTGAACATAGTTGTACAAAAGACTTGACTCCACTTAACACATGCTTCTGGTTCAAAGCAAACTTTTATGGAAGAGAAATTGCATGAATAATTTTTTTTAACAACCTATTACGTCACTAGTAGGTTATAAAGGTCATTAGAGATCTTCATTCAAATTGTCTAGGGAAATAGTGCTTATTGTGACGTTTTGCATAAATGCAGAATCTGTAATACCGTTGATTTCCAAATAATGTTCCACGAGCCCCAAAGACAAAATAAACCAACCGCTTAAGACATGCATTTACAGATGGAAGATGGACGTATAACGGAGAGAAATTGTCTCCAATACAGAACAGGCAGTAGTAGAATACAGCGATCAGGTTCtatactgatcaaaaatataaactcaacatgaaACAATCTCAAAGATTTTAGTGTTAGTTCATACaaggaaatcggtcaatttaaataaattaattcggccctaatctatggattttacatgactgggaatacagatatgcatctgttggtcagataccttaaaaataggtaggggcgtggatcagaaaaagtCAATCTGGTGACCATTTCCCTCATGcaacgtgacacatctccttagTGTCAAGATGATCAGGCTATTTATTGTGGCAtgttgaatgttgtcccactcctctacaatggctgtgcaaagttgctttATAATGGTAGGAACTGGAACATATCGTACACGTCAATCCTGAACATCCCGaacttgctcaatgggtgacatgtgagtatgcaggccatagaaaaactgggacattttcagtttccaggaattgtgtacagatccttgcgacatggggccgtgcattatcatgctaaaacGTGATGGTGGCACGCCAATGGGCctcagtatctctgtgcattcaaattgccatcaataaaatgcaattgtgttatccatagcttatgcctgcccataccataaccccaccaccaccatggggcactctgttcacaacgttgacatcagcaaacccacatgacgccatacacatggtcttcggttgtgaggccagctggacgtactgccaaattctctaaaatgttggaggtggcttatggtagagaaatgaacattcaatttaCAATTGCATGCACCCCCAACTGGAgacatctgttgcattgtgtCTTGACAAaactggccttttattgtccccagcactaggtgcacctgtgtaatgtcattctgtttaatcagtttcttgatatacCATACCTGTCaagtgaatggattatcttggcaaaggagaaatgctcaccaacagggatgtaaacagatttgtgcacaacattttagataaAGATTTTTGTTCATATGTAACATTTCtagaatcttttatttcagctcatgaaaccaacacttcacatgttgcatttatttttgttcagtgtacaaatGAAGTAAGCCAAAGATGTGTCCCTTTATATCCTTCTAATTTATGCCACCTATATGTCATTGTCCACCTGTAGTAGAAAAGACCCACACAAACACGAGGCTTCAGGCACCCACGTTACTATAAAAAGAATAAGGGCTCCATTCAATCCATATCAAATGAAGCGATACAGATTTCACGATATAAATTATTTCAAGGTAATTTCTGAATGAGCCAACATATGCAGCATTTACCATGAATGTAGTCTCCGCCCAATGCTAGAACATTGCCTTTCAAATTTATATTGGGCTGTGGTGCCAAATTTCTACAAaatggattgaatagagccccaaATAAAAATTAAAAGGAAAACAAGATACCACTAGATCACcaatcccccccaaaaagtaCAACGTTGAACTGCTTCAGTGGGGTTCTTTGTCCCATTCTCCTTCCATCACACAGACATGACCAGTAAGTAAACAGCAATTGAAGTAAAACAAAGTGTCATAATTCTGAGAAGAACACTAAGGTCATGCCCCTTGTTTGGCATTTGTCAGTATTCAAACACAATCATTACATGAACCATTTTGTTGTAATGCAGCATGAAGGTAGtcaactgcatcccaaatggcactctattccctatgttttgatttatttaaccaggcaaatcagttaagaacaaattattgtttacaatgacggcataccccaggccaaaccctaacgacgctgggccaattgggaGTATCATAGGGCGGcgcctggaatcaaaccatggtctgtagtgacgcctctagcaccgagatgctgcgccactcagtgtaatgcactacttttgacccaaaaaaacaaacattaagAACTGACAGTAAGGATGGGTACACAGGACAGTGCAGATCTCAGGAGGAAAATAACAGGATAGAATGAAGCCACATTTGTATGTCCCATATCCAGTGCAATGCTGTGGCATTCCTCAGTCTTGACATTTTGAATCAACGTAAGTTAATGCAACTGCCGGTCCAGTCTCTCTTTGAATAGTCTTCTCACAATCGCTGGGATGGAGCGTGCAGCACCCAAAGTCTTGCGAGAGAGACTACTCATTGAACAAAGCCTCCCCAAAAGGCAGTCTTTCTCACTATAAACATTTACACAAGAAGAATCACTGCTGCTATTTCAATGACAACTTTTCTAGTAAAAACAAAATATCCCTTCTTGGTGGTTGCAGAGCAGCGCAGGAGTTGACTACAGGCAGAGAATAGAGCAGAACTATCTCTATGATTGGGTATGTGGTATTCTGTATAGCTCCAGCAGTCCAGCCtgtcctggggtgtattcattagaaACCAAATGAActaaaacagggagggactaaatgaacttgtccaataagaaaccctAGTTTTTATTCTACATTACAAAacgtttatttatatatattttgcactaatgaatacaaccctggcCAGTGAGCCTCCAGGCTTCTCTCCCTCAGCGCTGGCCAGTGTAGGCCCGGAACCAGGAGGTGACAGAGGCAGCTGCTGAGGAGATCATGCCCCCGGCCTGGCCCACAGGCTGAGACACCTGCATGGCCATGCTCTGGGACAGGTCCATGGGCTGGGAGGGGATGTCACAGAAGCGTGGGCTGGGGACCGTCTCCCAGTCTGTCCCCAGGTCTGTCTCCTCGTCCGTCACCATCTCGTCCCCGCTCTCCTCCGCCGGGCCGGCCGCCTCCGGCTCCACAAACTCCATGGAGTCCTCCAGATCTGCAGTCACCTCGTATGGACCAGtcctgcacagagggaggagatagggtgccatttgggatgcagactattCAACATAGaatgcgctacttttgaccagggatttTCTTACCTGCCCAGGTTCTTGTTGTCGGGAGAGACCAGGAACATGATGTTCCTCAGGGTGTGGTGAGGGTGCAGCAGCTCACTCTCAACATGCTGCAGGAGAATACACAAAACTGGTATGTGCAGGGTGTCCACCCACTTGGCCCAGAGTGGGTGAAAACATACATTGGTGATGTAATCTCACTTCCTTGTCATAAAATACATTGTACAAAGACAAATATGATTCATGTTCTGAATGGTTCAGTAGGGTCTTTCTATAACATATCATTACCATTATATCCCAAAAGTTAGATTTCGTGGCCTAATACATCTGATAATAAGCGCTGAGCTCTGTTGATATAGCAGTACGCTTTCTCGCAGCGACTTGAGGATTTTACATGGCTGTGGTGGTCGTCTGCAAAGTTGTTTCCGCGGATCGCAAAAAGCCAAATGAACTCAaactgaattaaatgtaaaaagCTTGCAGTACACTCATTTCACAGAGATACGCTTATTTCTGTGAGAAATCTAAATAAGAACTGGAATTTCACATTATGTATGCATGTATAAAAAGGTATAATGAAATCAAAACGCGTATAGTAAAATACTAGGTCACGTCTCAAAATCAATACCCATCTTACCTCTATTTTGacattttagcatttgtggcacaaatcccattcaagtcacaGGACCGATATTTACATTTTTCACACGTTAAAAACATCTGTAAGTGACTTTGTAGAGTTTCACAATCATTTTTTTATAGATACTTTGGGATTGTTTGGACATTAGCAAAAAATGCTAAGATCGGTCCCATGATTTGAATTTGTGCCACGAATGCTAAAACTTTAGCATGTAGAAACCATGCGAGGGAaaataaaccaaagcatggatttctgtcataccttgtccatagagtGCTTACAcagtaaggaaaccaatgtgtcattttgtaaatttgggtgaactataccAAACACTGCTTAGAACTCAGAAGAGCAGCAGCGGAACAGCGGCAAGGGGGGAAAACTTAGAGGAACCATGCTCTGTAGTACCTGTGAAAAGCAGAGGTGGAGGATGTTGGTGTTGAGCTTGGTGACAGCACGGGTGAACCTGTACCTGCTCAGGCTGTCACCACAGAACTCACTGTTGCACAACTTCTTGGGCAGATTGACATCCAGGATATGAGAGAGGATGTTGATGAGCTGGGTAGCATAGCAGAGAGCTGCACTGATGGTGTGGGCTGGGTTGATGTGGTCCAGCTCTGGAAATGAAGGCTCTTAATGATCACAAATAGCCTTGGCACAGTACAAGTAAATATGGTCAATTGTTCATCTCTAAGTAAAAGATGTTCCTCTCAATCAGCTAGTAGTTTCTTCTTTTGGTAAGTGTGTGGCGCTACAAAAGTATActcaaatatatttaaaatgtatgcactaacTGTACTGTAGGTCACTTTGAATAAAAGTGTGCACTAAATGGCAAACGTAATCATTACATACAAAGTATTTGACTAAAAAGTCCTACCTGGCCCCTCATTGGTGCTCTTGTCTTCCACCCAACTGTAATAGGGGGAGCAGTCCCCGTTGCTAGGCAGCGTGACCCTGGGACCGGTGATGCTAATGCTGGTTTCTCCATTCTGGTCATCCCAGATCCAGCGCCCTGACAGGTAGGTGGTGCGACGGGCCTCAGCCAGCTCACTCACCGTGCTGGAGGTCAGAGCCAGGTCACACTCTGACAATATGTCCGCTGGGTccctgagagacagaggagcagagaggaacatCTCTAAAACTCTTCAACCAGTAGATGAGAGGGCAGTATAGATTAATGTAGGCCTATACTTGATGTCTATTGCTAAAGCATCAAATCCCTGGATAGACTATTGGTCCTGTCCTTGAAAAAAACTAAAAGCCCTGAGTCATATTCCGGCCAGCCAtggagtaatacagtatataaactaaactcagcaaaaaaagtatcgtcctctcactgtcaactgcgtttattttcagcaaacttaagatgtgtaaatatttgtat
This Salvelinus fontinalis isolate EN_2023a chromosome 16, ASM2944872v1, whole genome shotgun sequence DNA region includes the following protein-coding sequences:
- the LOC129812808 gene encoding beclin 1-associated autophagy-related key regulator-like, whose amino-acid sequence is MASSAGSEVRAFGPSEGTLGALPSARPPLRSHHLHTTTTAGSPGSLMVESVDDAEGLYVAVERCPLCNTARRRLTCARCIQAGDFVYFDGRNPELYTEKLTRLKMLKEKKELLEQRVITAMDKKVQADQLKWKMMSCKMKIEQLKEAIGCGNEEVKSGKDLLLRSQEESQRLQRRASRHQEKRDKIERHNQRLGELLEKKGKELQGLLDHLAEVRKGHILELTAHIFPTQEEKQGSRDPADILSECDLALTSSTVSELAEARRTTYLSGRWIWDDQNGETSISITGPRVTLPSNGDCSPYYSWVEDKSTNEGPELDHINPAHTISAALCYATQLINILSHILDVNLPKKLCNSEFCGDSLSRYRFTRAVTKLNTNILHLCFSQHVESELLHPHHTLRNIMFLVSPDNKNLGRTGPYEVTADLEDSMEFVEPEAAGPAEESGDEMVTDEETDLGTDWETVPSPRFCDIPSQPMDLSQSMAMQVSQPVGQAGGMISSAAASVTSWFRAYTGQR